A window from Mycolicibacterium tokaiense encodes these proteins:
- a CDS encoding SDR family oxidoreductase, with the protein MPSALITGASRGLGAAIAAALAPTHTLLLAGRPSAELDAVAAEHGATTWPLDLTDEESLEVSSEVLTELDVLVHNAGVMYPGRVGESSVDEWRATMEVNLIGAVGLTLALLPALRAAGGQVIFINSGSGRNVSAGMASYSASKFALRAFADSLRADEPGLRVTSIHPGRVDTDMQRDLVGYHGGEYDPSTFLRPETVAAVVAQVVATPPDGHTHEVVLRPR; encoded by the coding sequence ATGCCTTCCGCGCTCATCACCGGTGCCTCCCGCGGCCTGGGTGCGGCGATCGCCGCCGCCCTGGCTCCCACCCATACGCTGCTGCTCGCAGGGCGGCCGTCGGCCGAGTTGGACGCCGTGGCTGCCGAACACGGCGCCACCACCTGGCCCCTGGACCTCACCGACGAAGAGTCCCTGGAGGTCAGCAGTGAGGTGCTGACCGAACTGGACGTGCTGGTGCACAACGCCGGCGTGATGTACCCGGGTCGGGTCGGCGAATCCAGCGTGGACGAATGGCGGGCCACCATGGAGGTCAATCTGATTGGCGCCGTTGGTCTCACCCTGGCCCTGCTGCCGGCCCTGCGGGCCGCAGGCGGCCAGGTGATCTTCATCAACTCCGGTTCGGGGCGCAACGTGTCAGCGGGGATGGCGTCCTACTCGGCGAGCAAGTTCGCCCTGCGGGCGTTCGCCGACTCCCTGAGGGCCGACGAACCGGGCCTGCGCGTGACGTCGATCCACCCCGGCCGCGTCGACACCGACATGCAGCGCGATCTGGTCGGATACCACGGCGGAGAGTACGATCCGTCGACGTTCCTGCGGCCCGAGACCGTCGCGGCGGTGGTGGCCCAGGTGGTGGCCACCCCGCCCGACGGACACACCCACGAAGTGGTGCTCAGGCCTCGCTGA